A genomic region of Thermoplasmatales archaeon contains the following coding sequences:
- a CDS encoding polyprenyl synthetase family protein, translating into MEYLEEIRIAIDKGIENYLYEMEPKNLYDAVKHLPFAGGKRLRPIIAFISCEAVGGRGEDTIPFGVALELIHTFTLIHDDIMDKDEERRGKPTVHKLFGENTAIMAGDALFAKSFEIASQIENDKIAKRILRNLAIMAKEICEGQDMDMSFEKMEYVDEKKFLEMIEKKTAKMFEHASMGGAIIGRAKEKEIEALRNYGLNLGMAFQIWDDCLDVIGKNIGKPVGSDIRRGKKTILYIYAYKKDRERLLKNYGKESEEDVKKAISFLEEIGAIDYAKNMAFSYVEKAKRALEKIKNSEEKKRLIEIAEFAVKREK; encoded by the coding sequence ATGGAGTATTTAGAGGAAATAAGAATTGCTATTGATAAGGGAATAGAGAATTATCTTTATGAAATGGAGCCAAAAAATTTGTATGATGCGGTCAAGCATTTGCCATTTGCGGGAGGTAAAAGATTACGCCCTATAATTGCCTTCATTTCCTGTGAGGCGGTCGGAGGGAGAGGGGAGGATACAATTCCCTTTGGAGTTGCTCTTGAGCTAATCCATACCTTTACTCTCATACATGACGATATAATGGATAAGGATGAGGAAAGGAGAGGAAAGCCAACAGTTCATAAATTATTTGGAGAGAATACTGCAATAATGGCGGGCGATGCATTATTCGCAAAATCTTTTGAAATAGCAAGTCAGATAGAAAATGATAAAATTGCAAAGAGAATTTTAAGAAATCTTGCGATAATGGCAAAAGAAATTTGTGAGGGGCAGGATATGGATATGAGCTTTGAAAAGATGGAATATGTTGATGAAAAAAAATTTCTTGAAATGATTGAGAAAAAAACAGCAAAAATGTTTGAGCATGCAAGCATGGGAGGTGCAATCATTGGAAGGGCTAAGGAAAAGGAGATAGAAGCTTTGAGAAATTATGGTCTCAATCTTGGAATGGCATTTCAAATATGGGATGATTGCCTTGATGTTATTGGAAAGAATATAGGTAAGCCAGTTGGAAGTGATATAAGGAGGGGGAAGAAAACAATACTGTATATCTATGCATATAAAAAGGACAGGGAAAGGTTACTTAAAAATTACGGGAAAGAAAGTGAGGAAGATGTTAAAAAAGCAATCTCATTTCTGGAAGAAATAGGGGCAATAGATTATGCGAAAAATATGGCTTTTAGTTATGTAGAAAAAGCAAAAAGAGCTTTGGAAAAGATTAAGAATAGCGAAGAAAAAAAGAGGTTAATTGAGATTGCTGAATTTGCGGTAAAGAGAGAAAAATGA
- a CDS encoding flippase-like domain-containing protein produces the protein MKWNHIKNILPFFGLILFFYIIYDTGINEIFEIFKKISFQAILISSLLFIPRFFISTYKWMMICKKQGIDARYLYLIKINLIGLFYGSITPLWLGDYIRAPYLREESKKPISACVINVFIDQIIELASLIFLALFGSIFIYKRFPYLFPSFLFISLIFILLYFIFEKNSKKILSFFKFVIPERFSSWISLDYVYNFPSLIFLSLTILIEILSYLILFLQIYIISLSMNISIPFLDFVIIYSVASLIGIIPVTIAGFGTRESTLIYLFSFYGIDSASVVALSLSGYVITILLPAFIGGILSIKR, from the coding sequence ATGAAATGGAATCATATAAAAAATATATTGCCATTTTTTGGATTAATTCTATTTTTTTATATTATTTACGATACTGGAATAAATGAAATTTTTGAAATTTTTAAGAAAATATCCTTTCAAGCAATTTTAATTTCTTCTCTTCTTTTCATACCTCGCTTCTTCATAAGCACTTATAAATGGATGATGATATGCAAAAAACAAGGTATAGACGCAAGATATCTTTATTTAATAAAAATTAATCTTATCGGCTTATTCTATGGAAGCATAACTCCTCTCTGGCTCGGAGATTATATAAGAGCTCCTTATCTTAGAGAAGAGAGCAAAAAGCCGATTTCTGCATGTGTTATAAATGTTTTTATAGATCAAATTATTGAGTTAGCATCCCTTATTTTTCTTGCCCTCTTTGGAAGCATTTTTATTTACAAAAGATTTCCCTATCTTTTTCCTTCCTTCCTTTTTATTTCCCTCATATTTATCCTCCTATATTTCATATTTGAGAAAAATAGCAAAAAGATATTATCTTTTTTCAAATTTGTAATACCAGAAAGATTCTCCTCATGGATTTCCCTGGATTATGTGTACAATTTTCCCTCCCTTATTTTTCTTTCTTTAACAATTCTCATAGAGATTTTAAGCTATTTAATTTTATTCCTGCAAATATATATAATATCCCTTTCCATGAATATCTCAATTCCATTTCTTGATTTTGTAATTATATATTCAGTTGCTTCATTAATAGGTATAATTCCAGTAACAATTGCTGGTTTTGGAACAAGGGAGAGCACTCTCATCTATTTATTCTCTTTTTATGGAATTGATAGCGCATCAGTAGTAGCTCTTTCTTTAAGTGGGTATGTAATAACAATTCTTTTGCCCGCTTTCATTGGAGGAATATTGTCAATTAAAAGATAA
- the purC gene encoding phosphoribosylaminoimidazolesuccinocarboxamide synthase has translation MGSVKDLKIIEDAKENLPGIAEFIFSDRYSVFDWGEMPDLIENKGSSLCLIGSYFFEKMSKKGIKNHYIGVVENGEVKRINEIKKATNRMRIKLLRVFKPKIINGKYDYSIYFEKKSNFLIPVEVIYRNFISEGSSFLKRLREGKINIANYGLKKIELNQKLDEPIFEFSTKLEEIDRYIDREEVKRIAMISNDEIDEILGIAEKINGMISDEVEKIGARNEDGKIEFGMDEERNIIVVDVVGTPDECRFTINGIPISKEIARIYYRKTDWYNEIEKAKKIDAIGWRKLTPPPPLLRVEVKRCISSIYQAFCNEITGRRFFDVGSLKEIIEELRVLSEG, from the coding sequence ATGGGAAGTGTAAAGGACTTAAAAATTATTGAAGATGCAAAAGAAAATTTGCCTGGAATTGCGGAATTCATATTCTCAGATCGCTATTCCGTTTTTGATTGGGGTGAAATGCCCGATTTGATAGAAAATAAGGGCTCATCTCTTTGCTTAATTGGTTCATACTTTTTTGAGAAAATGAGCAAAAAAGGAATAAAAAATCATTACATCGGGGTTGTTGAAAATGGTGAGGTAAAAAGAATAAATGAAATTAAAAAAGCGACAAATAGGATGAGAATAAAACTTTTAAGGGTTTTTAAGCCAAAAATAATTAATGGAAAATATGATTACTCAATTTACTTCGAGAAAAAATCAAATTTTCTGATACCTGTTGAAGTAATATATAGAAATTTCATTTCAGAAGGCTCAAGCTTTTTGAAAAGATTAAGAGAGGGAAAGATAAATATCGCAAATTATGGATTGAAAAAAATTGAATTAAATCAAAAACTTGATGAGCCAATATTTGAATTTTCTACAAAGCTGGAGGAAATCGATAGATATATAGATAGGGAAGAGGTAAAGAGAATTGCGATGATAAGCAATGATGAAATAGATGAAATTTTGGGAATTGCGGAAAAGATAAATGGAATGATAAGCGATGAAGTAGAAAAAATAGGGGCAAGAAATGAAGATGGAAAAATTGAATTTGGGATGGATGAAGAGAGAAATATAATTGTTGTTGATGTTGTTGGAACACCTGACGAGTGTAGATTCACAATAAATGGGATTCCAATAAGTAAGGAAATTGCAAGGATATACTATAGAAAAACAGATTGGTACAATGAAATAGAGAAAGCAAAAAAAATTGATGCGATTGGGTGGCGGAAGCTTACTCCCCCGCCCCCGCTCCTGCGGGTGGAAGTAAAGAGGTGCATTTCATCGATTTATCAAGCTTTTTGTAATGAGATAACTGGGAGGAGATTTTTTGATGTTGGCTCATTGAAGGAGATAATAGAAGAGTTGAGGGTCTTAAGTGAAGGATAA
- a CDS encoding isopentenyl phosphate kinase family protein, whose amino-acid sequence MIIVKIGGSVISNKEKPFSFNKKIVEQIADEIKSFYPEKKFLIVHGGGSYGHPVAKKYKIREGWSDEKAIGFYQTHRAMIELNKKIVDIFVRKGLPSFPVCPSSIFIVREGEIFYAYIEVIKNLIEKNFIPFLYGDVAISIDKGIDILSGDQIVTYIANNFSAEKVIFLMDVDGIYDKNPKEKNAKLIELIDEKFEVKTSEGIFDVTGGIKNKIKEAKKIDCDIYFINGKIRGNLTKAIKGERIGTMKRVRKWEV is encoded by the coding sequence ATGATAATTGTAAAAATTGGGGGAAGTGTTATAAGTAATAAGGAAAAGCCTTTCTCCTTTAACAAAAAAATTGTTGAGCAAATTGCGGATGAAATCAAATCTTTTTATCCGGAAAAAAAATTTTTGATTGTTCATGGAGGAGGTAGCTACGGCCATCCTGTTGCAAAAAAATATAAAATAAGAGAGGGATGGAGTGATGAAAAAGCAATTGGTTTTTATCAAACACACAGGGCAATGATAGAATTGAATAAGAAAATAGTTGATATTTTTGTTAGAAAAGGACTGCCATCCTTTCCTGTTTGTCCTTCTTCAATTTTTATTGTAAGGGAAGGAGAAATTTTTTATGCATATATTGAAGTAATTAAAAATTTGATCGAAAAAAATTTTATCCCTTTTCTTTATGGAGATGTGGCAATTTCAATTGATAAAGGAATTGATATTCTATCCGGTGACCAGATAGTAACATATATTGCAAACAATTTTTCCGCTGAAAAAGTTATATTTTTAATGGATGTTGATGGAATTTATGACAAAAATCCAAAAGAAAAGAATGCGAAACTGATAGAATTAATAGATGAAAAATTTGAAGTAAAAACAAGTGAAGGAATTTTTGATGTTACAGGTGGAATAAAAAATAAGATTAAAGAAGCGAAAAAAATAGATTGTGATATTTATTTCATTAATGGAAAAATAAGAGGTAATTTAACAAAAGCAATTAAAGGAGAAAGAATAGGGACAATGAAAAGGGTTAGAAAATGGGAAGTGTAA
- the ftsY gene encoding signal recognition particle-docking protein FtsY, producing the protein MFQFLKKKLKKTEETIEEEKKKGLIGISEKKIDELLWQIEIDLIEADVAFEVIEEIKREIKNSLIGLSRREAKEEVGKIIKDAIYKILKESEGNFFEEIKKFEKPVVILFVGVNGSGKTTAIAKLAWQLKNMGYSCVIAACDTFRAGAIEQLERHAEKIGVKLIKHDFGSDPAAVAYDAIEHAKARHKDFVLIDTAGRMQTNINLMEEMKKIKRVAKPNLVIFVGDALVGNDAIEQAKKFNDAVGIDGVILSKVDADAKGGASISIAYSIKRPLYFIGIGQNYEEQMPFNADWMIKRIFEE; encoded by the coding sequence ATGTTTCAGTTTCTTAAAAAAAAGTTAAAGAAAACAGAGGAAACAATTGAGGAAGAAAAGAAAAAAGGGTTAATTGGAATAAGCGAAAAGAAAATAGATGAATTGCTATGGCAAATCGAAATTGATTTAATTGAAGCGGATGTTGCATTTGAAGTTATAGAAGAAATTAAAAGGGAGATAAAAAATAGTTTGATAGGATTATCAAGGAGGGAGGCGAAGGAAGAAGTTGGGAAGATAATCAAAGATGCAATATATAAAATACTGAAGGAGAGCGAGGGAAACTTCTTTGAGGAAATTAAAAAATTTGAGAAGCCAGTGGTTATTTTATTTGTCGGAGTGAATGGCTCTGGAAAAACAACCGCAATAGCAAAACTTGCCTGGCAATTAAAAAATATGGGTTATAGTTGTGTAATTGCTGCATGCGATACTTTCAGGGCGGGGGCAATTGAACAGCTTGAAAGGCATGCTGAAAAGATAGGGGTTAAATTGATAAAGCATGATTTTGGCTCTGACCCAGCAGCTGTTGCTTATGATGCAATAGAGCATGCAAAAGCGAGGCATAAGGATTTTGTTTTAATTGACACAGCGGGAAGAATGCAGACAAATATAAACCTTATGGAAGAAATGAAGAAAATAAAGAGGGTTGCAAAGCCAAATCTTGTAATTTTTGTCGGTGATGCATTAGTTGGAAACGATGCTATAGAGCAGGCAAAGAAATTCAATGATGCAGTTGGAATAGATGGAGTGATATTATCAAAAGTAGATGCGGATGCAAAAGGAGGAGCATCAATCTCCATAGCATATTCAATAAAGAGGCCTCTTTATTTTATAGGTATCGGACAGAATTATGAAGAGCAAATGCCTTTTAATGCGGATTGGATGATAAAGAGGATATTTGAGGAGTAA
- a CDS encoding PAS domain S-box protein, whose amino-acid sequence MKFRYKLTLLLIAISLIPLIILPYTLSERTKVEIKKQAEENIETMVNIKSDFYNHIFLDFRNRVEAMAQLIEENWGKGSYYNLSYIYSKNGSYPEEIKNFEFIKQALDIFGKDKNITLIYFVSESGLCFFNNAEFCKKLKEMRERGEAIDPRERPWYKLAKEKNSTVWTPLYIDLNTGKLTTTISTPVFLNGEFFGVAGIDILFETLKEDIIDINFAGNGYALLVEENGNILVSPEYTEGGKKWNETFEEWNIFDISGLKEMGEYVKNFSAGRKIIKINNENYYAFSHPIEEIKGSLIFLIKEDILAQIVAQREIEYISMFFILLIIVIAVAFIFSRSLTKPIEELREVTREAGKGNLDVRAKTKGKDEISELSKDFNRMMEELSIYNKSLRESEEKYRGIFDESMDAIYISTYEGKFVDINNAGLKLLGYTRDEIFKINVEEIYEKREDREKFKREMDKRGFLKNYEVRLKRKDGRIIDCLISAVKIEKDGKIYYQGIIKDITELKEARKMLEMYNSLIRHDIGNRNQIAAGCLELLGESKLKDEDKKLLDKAYENIMQSQKLLYKLSLIGRLGEKELKKISLDNAIEKSIEFHKNVANEKGIKISFKKKNAYVIADELLENVFSNFIENSINHSNCKNIEISIDENNGYYIVRIKDDGKGISEDVAKRIFEFGVKGKESKGSGLGLHLSKIIVEGYGGKIVLKNAKNAEFEIYLKKAANY is encoded by the coding sequence GTGAAATTTAGATATAAACTAACTCTTCTGCTGATTGCAATTTCACTTATTCCTTTGATTATTCTTCCCTATACACTATCTGAAAGAACTAAAGTGGAGATTAAAAAGCAAGCGGAGGAAAATATAGAAACAATGGTAAATATAAAATCTGATTTTTATAATCACATTTTTTTGGACTTTAGAAATAGAGTAGAGGCGATGGCTCAACTTATAGAGGAAAATTGGGGAAAAGGAAGCTATTATAATTTATCCTACATATATAGCAAAAATGGAAGCTATCCGGAGGAAATCAAAAATTTTGAATTTATAAAGCAGGCACTTGATATATTTGGTAAAGATAAGAACATAACTCTTATATATTTTGTATCAGAGAGTGGATTATGTTTTTTTAATAATGCGGAATTTTGTAAAAAATTGAAAGAGATGAGAGAAAGAGGAGAAGCAATTGATCCAAGGGAAAGACCATGGTATAAATTGGCAAAAGAAAAGAATTCAACAGTATGGACTCCTCTTTACATTGATTTAAACACTGGAAAACTTACAACAACAATCTCAACGCCTGTATTTTTAAACGGCGAGTTTTTTGGGGTGGCGGGCATAGATATTTTGTTTGAAACATTAAAGGAGGATATAATTGATATAAATTTTGCTGGAAATGGATATGCATTGCTGGTGGAGGAAAATGGCAATATTTTGGTGAGTCCAGAATATACTGAAGGAGGAAAAAAATGGAATGAAACTTTTGAGGAGTGGAATATTTTTGATATAAGCGGACTAAAGGAAATGGGAGAATATGTAAAAAATTTCTCTGCTGGAAGGAAAATTATAAAAATTAACAATGAAAATTATTATGCTTTTTCTCATCCAATCGAGGAAATTAAAGGTTCATTGATTTTTTTAATTAAGGAAGATATTCTCGCCCAGATTGTTGCCCAAAGGGAAATAGAATATATTTCAATGTTTTTTATTCTTCTCATAATAGTTATAGCGGTGGCTTTCATATTTTCAAGGAGTTTAACCAAGCCAATAGAAGAGCTTAGAGAAGTTACAAGAGAGGCGGGCAAGGGAAATCTTGATGTAAGGGCTAAAACAAAAGGAAAAGATGAGATATCAGAGCTTTCAAAAGATTTTAATAGAATGATGGAGGAATTGAGCATATATAATAAATCTCTCAGAGAATCAGAGGAAAAATATAGAGGAATATTTGATGAATCAATGGATGCAATCTATATCTCAACATATGAAGGAAAATTTGTTGACATAAATAATGCTGGGCTAAAGCTACTTGGCTATACCAGGGATGAAATTTTTAAGATAAATGTTGAAGAAATTTATGAAAAAAGAGAGGATAGGGAGAAATTTAAAAGAGAAATGGATAAAAGAGGTTTTTTAAAAAATTATGAAGTGAGATTGAAAAGAAAGGATGGAAGAATAATTGACTGCTTGATTTCCGCTGTAAAAATTGAAAAAGACGGCAAAATATATTATCAGGGAATAATAAAAGATATAACTGAATTGAAGGAAGCTAGGAAAATGCTTGAAATGTATAACTCTTTGATAAGACATGATATAGGAAACAGGAATCAAATTGCAGCGGGCTGTTTAGAATTGCTCGGGGAAAGTAAATTAAAAGATGAAGACAAAAAATTGCTTGACAAAGCATATGAAAATATAATGCAATCCCAGAAGCTTCTCTATAAATTGAGTTTGATAGGAAGGCTTGGAGAAAAAGAGCTTAAAAAGATTAGCTTGGATAATGCAATAGAAAAAAGTATAGAATTTCATAAAAATGTTGCAAATGAAAAGGGAATAAAAATTTCTTTCAAAAAGAAAAATGCTTATGTTATTGCGGATGAGTTGCTGGAAAATGTATTTTCAAACTTTATAGAGAATTCAATAAATCATTCAAATTGCAAAAATATTGAAATATCAATTGATGAAAATAATGGCTATTATATTGTAAGAATAAAAGATGATGGGAAAGGAATAAGTGAGGATGTTGCAAAAAGAATATTTGAATTTGGAGTAAAGGGTAAAGAAAGCAAGGGAAGCGGGCTCGGCCTGCATCTCTCAAAGATTATTGTTGAGGGATATGGGGGAAAAATAGTTCTAAAAAATGCAAAAAATGCGGAATTTGAAATATATCTCAAGAAAGCGGCTAACTATTAA
- a CDS encoding type 2 isopentenyl-diphosphate Delta-isomerase — MKNRKKEHLEIVMEEDVTHSYNYWDDFMLLHNALPEINIDEIDLSTEIFGKKLSMPLIIAGMTGGFEEAKKINEGLARIAEKFGIGMGVGSQRAGLEDAGLVESYSVVKNYRIPLRIANIGAPQLLEWKDAVEKANKAIEMIDAHVLAVHLNFLQEVIQPEGDRNAKGCLNMIKEISSSLDKPVIVKETGAGISRKVVEKLLDTDIVGIDVGGAGGTSFSAVESYRARKIKDRIQEEIGKIFWDWGIPTPYCLIEISEICRDAGIEIIATGGIKHGLDVAKSIALGADCAGVASAILKSKSMEEKMEIFRKSLLFSLFLTGCKNIEELREVEIWSI; from the coding sequence ATGAAAAACAGGAAGAAAGAACATCTGGAAATAGTGATGGAAGAAGATGTCACGCATTCATACAATTATTGGGATGACTTCATGTTGCTCCATAATGCATTGCCTGAGATAAATATAGACGAAATAGACCTCTCAACAGAGATCTTTGGAAAAAAATTGTCAATGCCTTTAATAATTGCGGGAATGACAGGTGGTTTTGAAGAAGCAAAAAAAATAAATGAAGGGTTGGCAAGAATTGCGGAAAAATTCGGCATCGGCATGGGAGTTGGTTCGCAGAGGGCTGGCCTGGAAGATGCGGGGCTTGTGGAAAGCTATAGTGTTGTGAAGAATTATCGCATTCCTCTAAGAATTGCAAATATTGGTGCCCCCCAGCTACTTGAATGGAAGGATGCGGTGGAGAAAGCAAATAAGGCAATAGAGATGATAGATGCTCATGTGCTTGCAGTCCATCTTAATTTTTTGCAGGAAGTGATTCAGCCAGAAGGTGATAGAAATGCGAAAGGATGCTTGAATATGATAAAAGAGATTTCATCCTCTCTTGATAAGCCAGTTATTGTAAAAGAAACAGGAGCGGGTATATCAAGAAAAGTTGTTGAAAAATTGCTTGACACGGATATAGTTGGAATAGATGTAGGAGGAGCGGGAGGAACTTCTTTTTCAGCGGTTGAAAGCTACAGGGCGAGGAAAATCAAGGACAGGATACAGGAAGAAATAGGGAAAATATTCTGGGACTGGGGAATTCCAACTCCTTATTGTTTGATTGAAATATCTGAAATATGCAGAGATGCGGGTATTGAAATAATTGCTACAGGAGGAATAAAGCACGGGCTTGATGTTGCAAAATCCATTGCATTGGGTGCGGATTGTGCGGGCGTAGCAAGTGCTATCTTAAAAAGCAAATCAATGGAAGAAAAGATGGAAATTTTTAGAAAATCCCTCCTTTTCTCATTATTTTTGACAGGTTGCAAAAATATTGAGGAATTGAGGGAGGTGGAAATATGGAGTATTTAG
- a CDS encoding MFS transporter codes for MKDKNIVLIVTCFSSFLIPFTSSSINIALPSIGKDFGVDSFFLGWITTSYILATAVFLLPFGKIGDIYGRKRVFLYGIIIFAIASFLSIIPSPPYFFLSFRIIHAIGSAIIFSNGIAMLSSFFKEDRGKALGINVSFTYIGLSTGPLIGGFLTSYFGWRSIFFLMILICIIIILLLGNFKYEFSHNYEKFDYFGSLLFATFIISLIYGISVIGSITGIMLAIFSLLIFLVFTLYESRIEKPLIKPSIFKRNFVFIFSNLTALIHYSATYSLTFFMSLYLQNIKNFSASNAGLILISQSVVQALFSPIAGKASDKIDAKIIASFGIGLTGIGVFLLSLCIRNNYSIFAIIATLSLIGFGFAFFSSPNTNAIMGSVESREYGVASATLATMRVVGQSASMGIAISLTKSNQFLDAMEKALIISAILCLFGIFTSIVRGRNNYK; via the coding sequence GTGAAGGATAAAAATATAGTTTTAATTGTAACTTGTTTTTCATCATTCCTTATTCCATTCACCTCTTCCTCAATTAATATAGCCCTTCCATCAATAGGAAAGGATTTTGGCGTTGATTCATTTTTTCTGGGATGGATTACCACTTCCTATATATTGGCTACCGCGGTTTTTCTTTTGCCATTTGGGAAAATTGGGGATATTTACGGAAGAAAGAGGGTTTTTCTATATGGAATAATAATTTTTGCTATTGCTTCTTTCTTATCAATTATTCCTTCTCCACCTTATTTTTTCCTATCTTTCAGGATAATTCATGCAATAGGAAGTGCAATTATTTTTTCAAATGGAATTGCTATGCTTTCCTCCTTTTTTAAAGAGGATAGAGGAAAGGCACTGGGAATAAATGTTTCATTTACTTATATAGGCCTCTCAACCGGCCCGCTCATTGGAGGATTTTTAACAAGTTATTTTGGATGGAGGAGCATATTTTTTCTAATGATTTTAATATGCATTATAATAATCCTTTTGCTAGGAAATTTTAAATATGAATTTTCTCATAATTATGAGAAATTTGATTATTTTGGCTCTCTTCTCTTTGCAACTTTCATAATTTCTCTGATATATGGAATTTCGGTAATTGGGTCAATTACAGGAATTATGCTTGCAATCTTCTCTCTCTTAATTTTTTTAGTTTTTACTTTATATGAGAGTAGGATTGAAAAACCTTTGATAAAACCATCAATTTTCAAAAGAAATTTTGTATTTATTTTTTCAAATTTAACCGCATTGATTCATTATTCCGCAACTTACTCATTAACATTTTTTATGAGCCTTTATCTTCAAAACATAAAAAACTTCTCCGCAAGTAATGCTGGGCTAATCCTGATTTCTCAATCAGTTGTTCAGGCATTATTCTCTCCAATTGCTGGAAAGGCATCTGATAAAATAGATGCAAAAATAATTGCATCATTTGGTATAGGATTAACTGGAATTGGCGTTTTCCTGCTTTCTCTATGCATAAGAAATAATTATAGCATATTTGCAATAATTGCAACTCTATCTTTAATTGGATTTGGTTTTGCATTTTTCTCTTCTCCAAACACAAATGCAATTATGGGTAGTGTAGAAAGCAGGGAATATGGGGTCGCATCCGCAACACTTGCAACAATGCGAGTTGTTGGCCAATCTGCAAGCATGGGAATCGCAATTTCCCTTACAAAAAGTAATCAATTTTTAGATGCGATGGAGAAAGCCCTCATAATATCCGCAATTCTTTGTCTTTTTGGAATATTTACTTCAATTGTAAGGGGAAGAAATAATTATAAATAA
- a CDS encoding glutamate--tRNA ligase has product MNIEEIAKKHALINAIKFGKADFKVVIGKVIAEAGVDAKEIIPIVRRIVEEVNTLSPDEQREEIERMGLEEIKKEKAKEEKKLPPLPFAKKGEVVTRFPPEPNGYLHIGHAKAAFVDYEYARIYEGTFILRFDDTNPVNERKEFYDAQKEDLKWLGIEWDKEYRTSDNLPKHYELVKKMLYEGNAYICTCSEEKVRENRAIGKECECRIRGNFSWEDFRGMKEGEATIRLKGDMKSLNTAMRDPVLFRIIEHPHPIHGNRFRIWPTYDFYGAVEDSLSGVTHPFRSKEYELRDEVYFYILDCLGLRKPHLMEFSRLEIKGMPVSKRKIKPLIENKIVMGWDDPRLPTLIGLKRRGILPETIREFVLSQGVSKSEGMVVFENIEAINRKNLDPKAKRYFFVPEPVKLFVEDGIEKEVELKNHPSIDMGKRKISIGKIFYIPKEDALKIKEGDIIRLKDLYNVKIEKKNEYLRGRFAGEKIIEGIEKIQWVSEERIEMKVMVPLLPFKDDEFDKDSLKIVHGYAEKNVELLKDGEIIQFERFGFVRIERKDGLTGIFSHK; this is encoded by the coding sequence ATGAACATAGAAGAAATTGCAAAAAAACATGCTTTAATAAATGCAATAAAATTCGGGAAAGCGGATTTCAAAGTAGTTATTGGAAAGGTTATTGCAGAAGCTGGGGTGGATGCAAAAGAAATAATACCAATTGTAAGAAGAATTGTTGAGGAAGTAAATACTTTAAGCCCTGACGAACAAAGAGAAGAAATTGAAAGAATGGGTTTGGAAGAAATTAAAAAGGAGAAAGCGAAAGAAGAAAAAAAGTTACCACCCCTTCCCTTTGCAAAAAAGGGGGAAGTTGTTACGCGCTTCCCGCCCGAGCCGAATGGCTACTTGCATATAGGGCATGCAAAAGCTGCTTTTGTTGATTATGAATATGCCAGAATTTATGAAGGAACATTTATTCTTAGGTTCGATGATACAAATCCAGTGAATGAAAGAAAGGAATTCTATGATGCCCAGAAAGAGGATTTGAAATGGCTTGGTATAGAATGGGATAAGGAATATAGAACTTCTGATAATCTGCCAAAGCATTATGAATTGGTTAAGAAAATGCTTTATGAGGGAAATGCATATATATGTACTTGCAGTGAGGAAAAAGTAAGGGAAAACAGGGCAATTGGTAAGGAATGTGAATGCAGGATAAGAGGTAATTTTTCATGGGAAGATTTCAGGGGAATGAAAGAAGGGGAGGCAACTATAAGGTTAAAGGGAGATATGAAATCCCTTAATACCGCAATGAGAGATCCTGTTTTATTTAGGATAATAGAGCATCCTCATCCAATACATGGAAACAGGTTTAGAATATGGCCAACATATGATTTTTATGGAGCGGTTGAGGATTCTTTATCAGGGGTAACACATCCTTTCAGAAGCAAGGAATATGAATTGAGAGATGAGGTATATTTTTACATACTTGATTGCCTTGGTCTGAGAAAACCCCATTTAATGGAATTCTCCCGTCTTGAAATAAAAGGGATGCCTGTTTCAAAAAGGAAGATAAAACCATTAATAGAAAATAAAATTGTTATGGGATGGGATGATCCACGCCTGCCAACCCTTATTGGTTTAAAGAGGAGAGGTATATTGCCTGAAACAATAAGAGAATTTGTTCTTTCTCAGGGTGTTTCTAAATCGGAAGGAATGGTTGTATTTGAAAATATAGAAGCAATAAACAGAAAAAATCTTGATCCAAAAGCAAAAAGATATTTCTTTGTTCCAGAGCCAGTTAAGCTTTTTGTTGAAGATGGGATTGAGAAAGAAGTAGAGTTGAAAAATCATCCTTCCATTGATATGGGGAAAAGAAAAATATCAATTGGAAAAATATTTTATATACCAAAAGAAGATGCTTTGAAAATAAAGGAAGGAGATATCATAAGATTAAAAGATTTGTATAATGTAAAAATTGAAAAGAAAAATGAATATTTGCGGGGAAGATTTGCGGGAGAAAAAATAATTGAAGGAATAGAAAAGATACAGTGGGTGAGCGAGGAAAGGATAGAAATGAAAGTAATGGTTCCTCTTTTGCCATTTAAAGACGATGAATTTGATAAAGATAGCCTAAAAATAGTTCATGGATATGCGGAGAAAAATGTTGAATTGCTAAAAGACGGAGAAATTATTCAATTTGAGAGATTTGGATTTGTAAGAATTGAAAGAAAAGATGGCTTAACAGGAATTTTCTCTCATAAATAA